In Deltaproteobacteria bacterium, a single window of DNA contains:
- a CDS encoding type III secretion protein, with protein DPGLSASGQLPTARPLASSVLREAGLEELYSVSNAARLVEQTLCPEVGDGELLRPEVFAASLRDCFMILQGSDDPAVQEFLRNDLRLLLENRDLLQAYTGLMIGG; from the coding sequence TGGATCCAGGGCTTTCCGCCAGCGGGCAACTGCCCACGGCCCGTCCTCTGGCGTCCAGCGTGTTGCGCGAGGCCGGTCTGGAAGAGTTGTATTCGGTCTCCAACGCGGCCCGGCTGGTGGAGCAGACGCTTTGTCCCGAAGTCGGCGACGGGGAACTTCTGCGGCCCGAAGTGTTTGCCGCCAGCCTGCGTGACTGCTTCATGATTTTGCAGGGGAGTGACGATCCCGCCGTCCAGGAATTTCTGCGCAACGACCTGCGTCTGCTTTTGGAAAACCGGGACTTGCTGCAGGCCTATACCGGGCTGATGATCGGGGGCTGA